A region of Vespula vulgaris chromosome 1, iyVesVulg1.1, whole genome shotgun sequence DNA encodes the following proteins:
- the LOC127070554 gene encoding elongation of very long chain fatty acids protein-like isoform X2, whose protein sequence is MIIGIYIILLLVSMKYMKNKKAYSLKTFIYCYNIFQIIANSIIIYIYIDGGWYTDIFIYCAPVTYTTDPAPMKIASGMWWTLILKLIDLIETEIFVLRKKNSQITFLHVYHHISTVLLMWLGVRYFAGGMACFLPLVNCSIHVIMYTYYFLSSLGPKIQKLILPYKPILTITQMIQFVVLLLHLFQAFLPSCNVPKLPAFVTFFDIIINFLLFYNFYQKNYKNPKVKSK, encoded by the exons ATGATCATTggaatttatatcatattactATTAGTTAgtatgaaatatatgaaaaataaaaaggcgTATTCCttgaaaacatttatatactgctataatatatttcaaattatagctaatagtattataatatatatatacatagatggaGGATGgtatacagatatatttatttattgtgcACCTGTTACGTATACAACGGATCCCGCACCTATGAag ATAGCATCTGGGATGTGGTGGACGTTGATTTTAAAACTTATCGATCTGATCGAAACGGAAATATTCGTGctgcgaaaaaaaaatagtcaaATAACGTTTTTGCACGTGTATCACCATATATCAACGGTGTTGCTAATGTGGCTTGGTGTAAGATATTTCGCAGGAGGAATGGCTTGTTTCTTGCCGTTAGTAAATTGTAGCATACACgttattatgtatacatattactTTCTATCATCGTTGGGTCcaaaaatacaaaagttgATCCTCCCCTATAAGCCTATTCTTACTATTACTCAAATG ATACAATTTGTGGTACTGCTGTTACATCTCTTTCAAGCATTTCTACCGAGTTGTAACGTGCCGAAATTACCAGCTTTTGTTAcgttttttgatataattatcaactttttattgttttataatttttatcagaaaaattataagaatcCAAAAGTgaagagtaaataa
- the LOC127070519 gene encoding elongation of very long chain fatty acids protein 1-like isoform X5 gives MEVLNKLPYFIFTVGDPRINNWVLFNPSVVISVLFSYLYFVFVCGPRFMKNRQPYSLKTFIRCYDIFQIVANSFIVHKFIKGGWFTTLSIFCEPIVYSTNPADMELLNACWMAYLTKFIDLIETGIFIFRKKDSQISILHLYHHISTVIISWIFGKHYAVGTITFIPLVNCTVHVIMYTYYFLSTFGPNVRKVIHRYKFLLTITQMVQFVILIFYAFQSFLPNCDVDYTPGIVVILNLLINLSLFYNFYKETYMIEETKQS, from the exons ATGGAAGTACTGAATAAACTAccttattttatctttacagTCGGAG atcCACGAATCAACAATTGGGTATTATTTAATCCATCGGTAGtcatttctgttcttttttcatatctctatttcgttttcgtttgtGGTCCgcgatttatgaaaaataggCAGCCGTATTCGTTGAAAACATTTATAAGATGttacgatatttttcaaatcgtaGCGAACAGTTTTATTGTGCATAAATTCATAAAGGGTGGTTGGTTTACCACGTTGTCGATATTTTGCGAACCTATCGTTTATAGTACAAATCCTGCTGATATGGAG CTGTTGAATGCTTGCTGGATGGCCTacttaacaaaatttattgatcTAATAGAAAcaggaatatttatattccgAAAGAAGGATAGCCAAATTTCAATTCTACATTTGTACCACCATATTTCGACTGTAATAATTAGTTGGATTTTTGGAAAACACTATGCCGTTGGAACAATTACTTTTATACCATTAGTGAATTGTACCGTTCACGTAATAATGTACACCTATTATTTCCTCAGTACGTTTGGTCCAAATGTTCGAAAAGTTATTCATCGATATAAATTCTTACTTACTATTACTCAAATG GTACAATTcgtaatattgattttttacgCCTTTCAATCGTTTTTACCTAACTGTGATGTAGATTATACTCCAGGTATTGTAGTAATTCTTAATCTCTTGATTAATCTCAGTTTATTCTATAATTTCTACAAGGAAACCTATATGATTGAAGAGACGAAGCagagttaa
- the LOC127070634 gene encoding elongation of very long chain fatty acids protein F-like isoform X2 codes for MDPRVKDWVLSNPSVVISILFSYLYFVLVCGPRFMKNRQPYSLKTFIRCYDIFQMIGLPRCQYFANLSFIVQILLIWRCYVAAGERT; via the exons ATGG atcCACGAGTCAAAGATTGGGTATTATCTAATCCATCGGTagtcatttctattctcttttcataTCTCTATTTCGTCCTCGTTTGTGGTCCgcgatttatgaaaaatagaCAGCCGTATTCGTTGAAAACATTTATAAGATGttacgatatttttcaaatgattgGTTTACCACGTTGTCAATATTTTGCGAACCTATCGTTTATAGTACAGATCCTGCTGATATGGAG atGTTACGTGGCTGCTGGTGAACGTACTTAA
- the LOC127070504 gene encoding elongation of very long chain fatty acids protein 1-like isoform X2: MYLLNKMFHYIVSFDDPRIKDWILFNSPYPIVLIISSYLYFVLACGPRFMKDRKPYSLKTFIRYYNIFQIVMNNFIVYKLLKGGWFTRISIYCEPIIYGTDPARMELLEGSWWALLTKLVDLIETGIFILRKKNRQISFLHLYHHVSTVLLGWMFGKYYADGMGTFIPLVNCTVHVIMYTYYFLSTFGPNVRKVIHRYKFLLTITQMVQFVILICHASQTFLPSCDMDKIPPLMMIINLFINFALFYNFYEKNYLIKKIKQS, translated from the exons atgtatttattaaataaaatgtttcattacATCGTAAGTTTTGATG ACCCACGTATAAAAGACtggatattatttaattcacCATATCCAATTGTTCTTATAATCTCTTCGtatctttatttcgttctcgCTTGTGGTCCTCGATTTATGAAGGATAGAAAGCCATATTCTTTGAAAACGTTTATaagatattacaatatatttcaaatcgtAATGAACAATTtcattgtttataaattactAAAGGGAGGTTGGTTTACCAGAATTTCGATATATTGCGAACCAATTATCTACGGTACAGATCCCGCTCGTATGGAG TTGTTAGAAGGCAGCTGGTGGGCGTTGTTAACAAAACTTGTTGATTTAATAGAAACAGGAATTTTTATTctccgaaagaaaaatcgacagATTTCATTTCTACATTTGTATCACCATGTCTCAACGGTGTTACTTGGTTGGATGTTTGGAAAATATTACGCCGATGGAATGGGTACATTTATACCATTAGTGAATTGTACCGTTCACGTAATAATGTACACCTATTATTTCCTCAGTACGTTTGGTCCAAATGTTCGAAAAGTTATTCATCGATATAAATTCTTACTTACCATCACTCAAATG GTACAATTCGTAATATTGATTTGTCACGCCTCGCAAACGTTCTTACCGAGCTGTGATATGGATAAAATACCTCCcctgatgatgattattaatcttttcattaatttcgcactgttttataatttctacgagaaaaattatttaattaagaaaattaaacagagttaa
- the LOC127070519 gene encoding elongation of very long chain fatty acids protein 1-like isoform X4, whose translation MELLSKFFHFIFSIGDPRINNWVLFNPSVVISVLFSYLYFVFVCGPRFMKNRQPYSLKTFIRCYDIFQIVANSFIVHKFIKGGWFTTLSIFCEPIVYSTNPADMELLNACWMAYLTKFIDLIETGIFIFRKKDSQISILHLYHHISTVIISWIFGKHYAVGTITFIPLVNCTVHVIMYTYYFLSTFGPNVRKVIHRYKFLLTITQMVQFVILIFYAFQSFLPNCDVDYTPGIVVILNLLINLSLFYNFYKETYMIEETKQS comes from the exons ATGGAACTATTGAgtaaattctttcattttatcttttcaatcGGAG atcCACGAATCAACAATTGGGTATTATTTAATCCATCGGTAGtcatttctgttcttttttcatatctctatttcgttttcgtttgtGGTCCgcgatttatgaaaaataggCAGCCGTATTCGTTGAAAACATTTATAAGATGttacgatatttttcaaatcgtaGCGAACAGTTTTATTGTGCATAAATTCATAAAGGGTGGTTGGTTTACCACGTTGTCGATATTTTGCGAACCTATCGTTTATAGTACAAATCCTGCTGATATGGAG CTGTTGAATGCTTGCTGGATGGCCTacttaacaaaatttattgatcTAATAGAAAcaggaatatttatattccgAAAGAAGGATAGCCAAATTTCAATTCTACATTTGTACCACCATATTTCGACTGTAATAATTAGTTGGATTTTTGGAAAACACTATGCCGTTGGAACAATTACTTTTATACCATTAGTGAATTGTACCGTTCACGTAATAATGTACACCTATTATTTCCTCAGTACGTTTGGTCCAAATGTTCGAAAAGTTATTCATCGATATAAATTCTTACTTACTATTACTCAAATG GTACAATTcgtaatattgattttttacgCCTTTCAATCGTTTTTACCTAACTGTGATGTAGATTATACTCCAGGTATTGTAGTAATTCTTAATCTCTTGATTAATCTCAGTTTATTCTATAATTTCTACAAGGAAACCTATATGATTGAAGAGACGAAGCagagttaa
- the LOC127070563 gene encoding elongation of very long chain fatty acids protein 1-like — translation MSLLGNMYNKFVENVDSRVKLLPLVGTSFAVPSIIAVYLLVIYFGPNYMNNRPAYSLKKFIYFYNIFQILANSIIIYMYIDGGWYKDVFIYCVPITYSMDARSMKIINAFWWTMVLKLLDFIETGIFVLRKKHRQISFFHVYHHTTTALISWLTLRYYVGGMTSFEPVVNCSVHVIMYGYYFLSSLGPKMQKLILPYKHVLTIIQMIQLVILMLHVIQALLPFCNMPKLPSFVIFLDIVINFFFFYNFYKKTYQKSKMKNK, via the exons ATGAGTTTGTTAGGTAACATGTACAACAAATTTGTGGAAAATGTTG acTCGCGTGTGAAACTATTGCCACTTGTTGGTACTTCCTTCGCAGTACCAAGTATCATTGCAGTTTATCTCCTAGTTATATATTTTGGACCcaattatatgaataatagaCCGGCTTATtccttgaaaaaatttatttatttttataacatctTTCAGATTCTAGctaatagtattataatatatatgtatatagatggCGGATGGTATAaagatgtatttatttattgtgtaCCCATTACGTATTCTATGGATGCCAGATCTATGAag ATAATCAATGCGTTTTGGTGGACGATGGTATTAAAACTTCTCGATTTCATCGAAACGGGAATATTCGTGTTACGAAAGAAACATCGTCAAATATCGTTTTTCCACGTGTATCATCATACAACAACGGCCTTGATCTCCTGGCTGACTTTAAGGTATTACGTGGGAGGAATGACTTCTTTCGAGCCGGTAGTAAATTGCAGCGTACACGTCATTATGTATGggtattattttctatcatcgTTGGGTCCAAAAATGCAAAAGTTGATCCTACCGTATAAACATGTTCTTACTATTATTCAAATG ATACAATTAGTGATATTGATGTTACATGTCATCCAAGCTCTTCTGCCGTTTTGCAACATGCCAAAATTACCATCGTTTGTTATATTTCTTGATATcgttataaatttcttcttcttctataacTTTTACAAGAAGACGTATCAGAAAtcgaaaatgaagaataaGTAG
- the LOC127070519 gene encoding elongation of very long chain fatty acids protein 1-like isoform X1 produces the protein MELLSKFFDFIFSVGDPRLKDNILFKPSVIGSILFSYLYFVLVCGPRFMKNRQPYSLKTFIRYYDVLQIVSNIFIVYKFIKGGWFTTISIYCEPAIIGTDPVSMELFYGGYWAYFLKFIDLIETGIFVLRKKNNQISLLHLYHHISTILIGGIVAKHYVVEMGTFIPLVNCCVHVIMYSYYFLSTCGPSFQKIIHRYKFLLTITQMVQFVILICHASQSLSPNCGMDNIPGVIMIINLSINFVLFYNFYKKTYVVKQTKQS, from the exons ATGGAACTATTGAGtaaattctttgattttatcttttcagtCGGAG ATCCACGActtaaagataatatattatttaaaccaTCGGTAATCggttctattcttttttcatatctttattTCGTCCTTGTGTGTGGTCCgcgatttatgaaaaataggCAGCCGTATTCGTTGAAGACGTTCATAAGATATTACGATGTATTACAAATCGtatcgaacatttttattgtGTATAAATTCATAAAGGGTGGTTGGTTTACCACGATTTCGATATATTGCGAACCTGCAATTATAGGTACAGATCCTGTTAGTATGGAG TTGTTTTACGGCGGTTATTGGGCATACTTCTTAAAATTTATCGACTTAATAGAAACAGGAATATTTGTActccgaaagaaaaataaccaAATTTCACTTCTGCATTTGTATCATCATATTTCGACTATATTAATTGGTGGGATTGTTGCAAAACACTACGTCGTTGAAATGGGTACTTTTATACCATTAGTGAATTGTTGTGTTCACGTAATAATGTACagctattattttcttagtaCATGTGGTCCAAGTTTCCAGAAGATTATTCATCGTTATAAATTCTTACTTACCATTACTCAAATG gTACAATTCGTAATATTGATTTGTCACGCCTCGCAATCGTTATCACCGAACTGTGGTATGGATAATATTCCTGGTgttataatgattattaatctctcaattaatttcgttttattctataatttcTACAAGAAAACCTATGTGGTTAAACAAACGAAGCAGAGTTAA
- the LOC127070519 gene encoding elongation of very long chain fatty acids protein 1-like isoform X6, with amino-acid sequence MELLSKFFHFIFSIGDPRINNWVLFNPSVVISVLFSYLYFVFVCGPRFMKNRQPYSLKTFIRCYDIFQIVANSFIVHKFIKGGWFTTLSIFCEPIVYSTNPADMELLNACWMAYLTKFIDLIETGIFIFRKKDSQISILHLYHHISTVIISWIFGKHYAVGTITFIPLVNCTVHVIMYTYYFLSTFGPNVRKVIHRYKFLLTITQMVSISIRNSY; translated from the exons ATGGAACTATTGAgtaaattctttcattttatcttttcaatcGGAG atcCACGAATCAACAATTGGGTATTATTTAATCCATCGGTAGtcatttctgttcttttttcatatctctatttcgttttcgtttgtGGTCCgcgatttatgaaaaataggCAGCCGTATTCGTTGAAAACATTTATAAGATGttacgatatttttcaaatcgtaGCGAACAGTTTTATTGTGCATAAATTCATAAAGGGTGGTTGGTTTACCACGTTGTCGATATTTTGCGAACCTATCGTTTATAGTACAAATCCTGCTGATATGGAG CTGTTGAATGCTTGCTGGATGGCCTacttaacaaaatttattgatcTAATAGAAAcaggaatatttatattccgAAAGAAGGATAGCCAAATTTCAATTCTACATTTGTACCACCATATTTCGACTGTAATAATTAGTTGGATTTTTGGAAAACACTATGCCGTTGGAACAATTACTTTTATACCATTAGTGAATTGTACCGTTCACGTAATAATGTACACCTATTATTTCCTCAGTACGTTTGGTCCAAATGTTCGAAAAGTTATTCATCGATATAAATTCTTACTTACTATTACTCAAATGGTGAGTATTAGTATCAgaaattcttattaa
- the LOC127070519 gene encoding elongation of very long chain fatty acids protein AAEL008004-like isoform X2: protein MELLSKFFDFIFSVGDPRLKDNILFKPSVIGSILFSYLYFVLVCGPRFMKNRQPYSLKTFIRYYDVLQIVSNIFIVYKFIKGGWFTTISIYCEPAIIGTDPVSMELFYGGYWAYFLKFIDLIETGIFVLRKKNNQISLLHLYHHISTILIGGIVAKHYVVEMGTFIPLVNCCVHVIMYSYYFLSTCGPSFQKIIHRYKFLLTITQMVQFVILICHASQSLSPNCDIDNTPGIVLIINLLINLGLFYNFYKKTYVVKQAKQR, encoded by the exons ATGGAACTATTGAGtaaattctttgattttatcttttcagtCGGAG ATCCACGActtaaagataatatattatttaaaccaTCGGTAATCggttctattcttttttcatatctttattTCGTCCTTGTGTGTGGTCCgcgatttatgaaaaataggCAGCCGTATTCGTTGAAGACGTTCATAAGATATTACGATGTATTACAAATCGtatcgaacatttttattgtGTATAAATTCATAAAGGGTGGTTGGTTTACCACGATTTCGATATATTGCGAACCTGCAATTATAGGTACAGATCCTGTTAGTATGGAG TTGTTTTACGGCGGTTATTGGGCATACTTCTTAAAATTTATCGACTTAATAGAAACAGGAATATTTGTActccgaaagaaaaataaccaAATTTCACTTCTGCATTTGTATCATCATATTTCGACTATATTAATTGGTGGGATTGTTGCAAAACACTACGTCGTTGAAATGGGTACTTTTATACCATTAGTGAATTGTTGTGTTCACGTAATAATGTACagctattattttcttagtaCATGTGGTCCAAGTTTCCAGAAGATTATTCATCGTTATAAATTCTTACTTACCATTACTCAAATG GTACAATTCGTAATATTGATTTGTCACGCCTCGCAATCGTTATCACCAAACTGTGATATAGATAATACTCCTggtattgtattaattattaatctcttGATTAATCTCGGTTTATTCTATAATTTCTACAAGAAAACGTATGTGGTTAAACAAGCGAAGCAGCGTTAA
- the LOC127070554 gene encoding elongation of very long chain fatty acids protein 7-like isoform X1, which yields MDFLHVTYKNFIENVDKRLTSWLLVHSSSTVPMIIGIYIILLLVSMKYMKNKKAYSLKTFIYCYNIFQIIANSIIIYIYIDGGWYTDIFIYCAPVTYTTDPAPMKIASGMWWTLILKLIDLIETEIFVLRKKNSQITFLHVYHHISTVLLMWLGVRYFAGGMACFLPLVNCSIHVIMYTYYFLSSLGPKIQKLILPYKPILTITQMIQFVVLLLHLFQAFLPSCNVPKLPAFVTFFDIIINFLLFYNFYQKNYKNPKVKSK from the exons atggatTTTTTACATGTTACATATAAAAACTTCATAGAAAACGTAG ATAAACGTTTGACATCATGGTTACTGGTTCATTCGTCGAGTACAGTACCAATGATCATTggaatttatatcatattactATTAGTTAgtatgaaatatatgaaaaataaaaaggcgTATTCCttgaaaacatttatatactgctataatatatttcaaattatagctaatagtattataatatatatatacatagatggaGGATGgtatacagatatatttatttattgtgcACCTGTTACGTATACAACGGATCCCGCACCTATGAag ATAGCATCTGGGATGTGGTGGACGTTGATTTTAAAACTTATCGATCTGATCGAAACGGAAATATTCGTGctgcgaaaaaaaaatagtcaaATAACGTTTTTGCACGTGTATCACCATATATCAACGGTGTTGCTAATGTGGCTTGGTGTAAGATATTTCGCAGGAGGAATGGCTTGTTTCTTGCCGTTAGTAAATTGTAGCATACACgttattatgtatacatattactTTCTATCATCGTTGGGTCcaaaaatacaaaagttgATCCTCCCCTATAAGCCTATTCTTACTATTACTCAAATG ATACAATTTGTGGTACTGCTGTTACATCTCTTTCAAGCATTTCTACCGAGTTGTAACGTGCCGAAATTACCAGCTTTTGTTAcgttttttgatataattatcaactttttattgttttataatttttatcagaaaaattataagaatcCAAAAGTgaagagtaaataa
- the LOC127070514 gene encoding elongation of very long chain fatty acids protein AAEL008004-like: MDLLNKFFDYIVECDPRIKNRILFNSPYPIISIILFYLFFVLVYGPWFMKNKMPYSLKTFMRYYDLFQIIANSLIVYKLLIGGINFRGLSTNCDPPTYKTDFANMELVEGCYWVLLTKVIDLIETGIFVLRKKTRQISFLHLYHHVSTVMICWFYGRYYIDQRTSFIPLVNCMVHIVMYIYYFLSTIGPDMHKIINRYKFLLTIVQMVQFLIILFFIWKMSSANCDVAQNAIYVMSVNILINFFLFYNFYKQNYLIKKTKKN, from the exons atggatctattaaataaattttttgattatatcGTAGAATGTg ATCCACGAATAAAAAATCGGATACTATTTAATTCGCCGTAtccaattatttctattatacttttttatcttttctttgtccttgTGTACGGTCCATGGTTCATGAAGAATAAAATGCCGTACTCGTTAAAAACGTTCATGAGATACTACGATTTGTTTCAAATAATAGCGAACAGTTTgatcgtatataaattattaatcggtGGTATAAACTTTAGAGGATTATCAACGAATTGCGATCCTCCTACTTACAAGACAGATTTTGCTAATATGGAG CTGGTAGAAGGTTGTTATTGGGTGCTATTAACAAAAGTGATCGATCTAATTGAAACAGGAATATTTGTgttacgaaagaaaactagGCAGATTTCTTTCTTGCATTTGTATCATCATGTCTCAACGGTGATGATCTGTTGGTTTTATGGAAGATATTACATCGATCAAAGAACTTCTTTTATACCTTTAGTGAATTGTATGGTTCACATAGTAATGTACATTTACTATTTTCTTAGTACAATAGGTCCAGATATGCACAAGATCatcaatcgatataaatttctacTTACCATCGTTCAAATG GTACAATTcctaataatattgtttttcatcTGGAAGATGTCCTCAGCAAACTGTGATGTCGCTCAAAATGCTATTTACGTGATGTCTGTcaatatattgattaatttcttcttattttataatttttataagcaaaattatttaattaaaaagacgaaaaagaattaa
- the LOC127070504 gene encoding elongation of very long chain fatty acids protein 1-like isoform X1, with protein sequence MYLLNKMFHYIVSFDDPRIKDWILFNSPYPIVLIISSYLYFVLACGPRFMKDRKPYSLKTFIRYYNIFQIVMNNFIVYKLLKGGWFTRISIYCEPIIYGTDPARMELLEGSWWALLTKLVDLIETGIFILRKKNRQISFLHLYHHVSTVLLGWMFGKYYADGMGTFIPLVNCTVHVIMYTYYFLSTFGPNVRKVIHRYKFLLTITQMVSARQMKKFFVKTKLTIIGCLNVLIILSIFQSKQVQFVILICHASQTFLPSCDMDKIPPLMMIINLFINFALFYNFYEKNYLIKKIKQS encoded by the exons atgtatttattaaataaaatgtttcattacATCGTAAGTTTTGATG ACCCACGTATAAAAGACtggatattatttaattcacCATATCCAATTGTTCTTATAATCTCTTCGtatctttatttcgttctcgCTTGTGGTCCTCGATTTATGAAGGATAGAAAGCCATATTCTTTGAAAACGTTTATaagatattacaatatatttcaaatcgtAATGAACAATTtcattgtttataaattactAAAGGGAGGTTGGTTTACCAGAATTTCGATATATTGCGAACCAATTATCTACGGTACAGATCCCGCTCGTATGGAG TTGTTAGAAGGCAGCTGGTGGGCGTTGTTAACAAAACTTGTTGATTTAATAGAAACAGGAATTTTTATTctccgaaagaaaaatcgacagATTTCATTTCTACATTTGTATCACCATGTCTCAACGGTGTTACTTGGTTGGATGTTTGGAAAATATTACGCCGATGGAATGGGTACATTTATACCATTAGTGAATTGTACCGTTCACGTAATAATGTACACCTATTATTTCCTCAGTACGTTTGGTCCAAATGTTCGAAAAGTTATTCATCGATATAAATTCTTACTTACCATCACTCAAATGGTGAGTGCtagacaaatgaaaaaattcttcgttAAAACGAAACTTACGATTATCGGATGCCTgaacgttttaataattttatcgatttttcaatCTAAACAGGTACAATTCGTAATATTGATTTGTCACGCCTCGCAAACGTTCTTACCGAGCTGTGATATGGATAAAATACCTCCcctgatgatgattattaatcttttcattaatttcgcactgttttataatttctacgagaaaaattatttaattaagaaaattaaacagagttaa
- the LOC127070519 gene encoding elongation of very long chain fatty acids protein 1-like isoform X3, which produces MELLSKFFHFIFSIGDPRINNWVLFNPSVVISVLFSYLYFVFVCGPRFMKNRQPYSLKTFIRCYDIFQIVMNSFIVYKLIRGGWFTTLSIFCEPIVYRTDPANIELLIACWLAHITKFIDLIETGIFVLRKKNNQISFLHLYHHISTVLISWIFGKRYASGMGTFLPLVNCSVHVMMYTYYLLSTFGPNVQKVIYNYKYLLTVIQMVQFVILICHASQSLSPNCDIDNTPGIVLIINLLINLGLFYNFYKKTYVVKQAKQR; this is translated from the exons ATGGAACTATTGAgtaaattctttcattttatcttttcaatcGGAG atcCACGAATCAACAATTGGGTATTATTTAATCCATCGGTAGTCATTTCTGTTCTCTTTTCATATCTctatttcgttttcgtttgtGGTCCgcgatttatgaaaaataggCAGCCGTATTCGTTGAAAACATTTATAAGATGttacgatatttttcaaatcgtaaTGAACAGTTTTATTGTGTACAAACTCATAAGAGGCGGTTGGTTTACCACGTTGTCGATATTTTGCGAACCTATCGTTTATAGAACAGATCCTGCTAATATAGAG CTATTGATTGCCTGCTGGTTGGCCCacataacaaaatttattgatcTAATAGAAACAGGAATATTTGTActccgaaagaaaaataaccaAATTTCATTTCTGCATTTGTACCACCATATTTCGACTGTATTAATCAGTTGGATTTTTGGAAAACGCTACGCCAGTGGGATGGGTACTTTTTTACCATTAGTGAATTGCAGTGTTCACGTAATGATGTATACCTATTATTTGCTTAGTACATTTGGTCCAAATGTCCAGaaagttatttataattataaatacctGCTTACGGTTATTCAAATG GTACAATTCGTAATATTGATTTGTCACGCCTCGCAATCGTTATCACCAAACTGTGATATAGATAATACTCCTggtattgtattaattattaatctcttGATTAATCTCGGTTTATTCTATAATTTCTACAAGAAAACGTATGTGGTTAAACAAGCGAAGCAGCGTTAA
- the LOC127070634 gene encoding elongation of very long chain fatty acids protein F-like isoform X1 produces MDPRVKDWVLSNPSVVISILFSYLYFVLVCGPRFMKNRQPYSLKTFIRCYDIFQMIGLPRCQYFANLSFIVQILLIWRYHLKLISNVTWLLVNVLNKIC; encoded by the exons ATGG atcCACGAGTCAAAGATTGGGTATTATCTAATCCATCGGTagtcatttctattctcttttcataTCTCTATTTCGTCCTCGTTTGTGGTCCgcgatttatgaaaaatagaCAGCCGTATTCGTTGAAAACATTTATAAGATGttacgatatttttcaaatgattgGTTTACCACGTTGTCAATATTTTGCGAACCTATCGTTTATAGTACAGATCCTGCTGATATGGAGGTATCACTTGAAATTGATttcaa atGTTACGTGGCTGCTGGTGAACGTACTTAACAAAATTTGTTGA